In Leishmania mexicana MHOM/GT/2001/U1103 complete genome, chromosome 20, one genomic interval encodes:
- a CDS encoding conserved NUDIX hydrolase protein: MIRATAAAARLPQSTQGWVPLMQRALDFPIESVTFPPHFYLHTVNNGTASTAGFLPQKTSVELTGLRQCAVLVLLSPAATGNGFQDMCLTLMKRSATTGSQKGEMSFPGGHVDGDETLRDAAQREALEEVGLLPSEYEIVGSLTPITAKALSACVTPFVAVATRPAQPYRASPAEVDSIHYLHMSALLLKASTRHARVIKYHSLTSNRPCFFPCFFASPAQTVVSSAVCRSHKATGVADDCGFDPMLPEDFPGELVWGLTSFVTCELVARVAKAIMDAPEANSAAAVNALLTPSNVVARDPIAGSAL, translated from the coding sequence ATGATCCGggccacagccgcagcggcacgtctGCCACAGAGCACGCAGGGGTGGGTGCCACTGATGCAGCGGGCGCTTGATTTTCCTATCGAGTCCGTCACCTTCCCGCCGCATTTCTACCTCCACACTGTCAACAACGGCACCGCCTCAACCGCCGGCTTCTTACCGCAAAAAACGTCAGTGGAGCTCACGGGGCTGCGCCAGTGTGCCGTGCTCGTGTTGCTATCGCCCGCAGCGACGGGGAACGGCTTTCAGGATATGTGCCTCACGCTCATGAAGCGCAGTGCGACGACGGGCTCACAGAAGGGCGAAATGAGCTTTCCAGGTGGCCACGTCGATGGCGACGAGACGCTGCgcgacgcagcacagcgtgaagcactggaggaggtgggccTTCTGCCATCTGAGTACGAAATTGTTGGGTCTCTAACGCCGATTACCGCGAAAGCACTAAGCGCGTGTGTGACACCGTTTGTGGCTGTCGCGACTCGTCCTGCGCAGCCATACCGCGCGAGCCCCGCCGAAGTCGATTCCATTCACTATCTTCAcatgtcggcgctgctgttgaaGGCGTCGACGAGGCACGCGCGGGTCATCAAGTACCACTCCTTAACGAGCAATCGACCGTGCTTCTTTCCCTGCTTCTTTGCCAGCCCTGCTCAGACGGTCGTCTCCTCCGCGGTTTGTCGGTCTCATAAGGCGACTGGGGTGGCGGATGACTGCGGCTTCGATCCGATGCTGCCCGAGGATTTTCCGGGTGAGTTGGTCTGGGGCCTTACTTCCTTCGTGACTTGTGAACTGGTGGCTCGCGTCGCCAAGGCCATCATGGACGCGCCGGAAGCGAACTCGGCTGCGGCCGTGAATGCACTCCTGACACCTTCGAACGTGGTGGCGCGCGACCCTATCGCGGGCTCGGCGCTATGA
- a CDS encoding putative proteasome beta 2 subunit → MAETAIAFRCKDYVMVAAAGLNAFYYIKITDAEDKITQLDTHQLVACTGENGPRVNFTEYVKCNLMLNRMRQHGRHSSCDSTANFMRNCLASAIRSREGAYQVSCLFAGYDMPVSEDDDGAVGPQLFYLDYLGTLQAVPYGCHGYGACFVTALLDCLWRPDLTQQEGLELMQKCCDEVKRRVVISNAFFFVKAVTKNGVEVITTVH, encoded by the coding sequence aTGGCGGAGACTGCGATAGCGTTCCGCTGCAAGGACTACGTCATggtcgctgcggcaggcctCAACGCCTTCTACTACATTAAGATAACCGACGCGGAGGACAAGATTACACAGCTTGACACGCATCAGTTGGTGGCGTGCACTGGCGAGAACGGCCCTCGCGTGAACTTCACCGAATACGTCAAGTGCAACCTCATGCTCAACCGCATGCGTCAGCACGGACGCCACAGCAGCTGTGATTCGACGGCGAACTTCATGCGCAACTGCCTCGCCAGTGCGATCCGCAGTCGCGAGGGGGCTTACCAGGTGAGCTGCCTCTTTGCCGGCTACGACATGCCGGTTTCCGAGGATGACGACGGCGCGGTGGGGCCGCAGTTGTTTTACTTGGACTACCTCGGCACCCTGCAGGCTGTACCGTATGGTTGCCACGGCTACGGCGCTTGCTTTGTGACTGCTCTGCTAGATTGCCTATGGCGTCCTGACTTGACCCAACAAGAGGGCCTCGAACTCATGCAGAAGTGCTGCGATGAGGTGAAGCGCCGTGTCGTCATCAGCAACGCATTCTTCTTCGTGAAGGCGGTGACGAAGAACGGCGTAGAGGTCATCACGACGGTGCACTAG
- a CDS encoding putative xylulokinase has protein sequence MYAGIDIGTSGIKIALMRSDGQIADSASAPLTVSSPHPLWNEQDPASWWTAINSAMDELQRRQDMSSVRAVGLSGQMHGATLLDKNHKVLRPCILWCDGRCYRECEELEKAVPTSRDITGNLMMPGFTAGKLLWVKKHEPEIFAKVDKVLLPKDYVRFLMTGDFASEMSDASGSMWMDTGKRDWNDDILRATGLSRANMPKLYEGSEITGKLSADVAKRWNMNCVPVVGGGGDNEAGAVGAGLFKPGQAMLSLGTSGVYFVVSDGFHYNTKEAVHSFCHALPKRWHLMSVILSCAICLEWAAKLTGCRSVDEFVSDATKAKNFDERPAYFLPYLAGERTPHNNPNAKGVFFGLTSHHGRPELARAVLEGVSFAMAQGMDAVHRCGVEPSNIALIGGGSRSRFWRQMLADVSGYPMDYCVGSEVGPALGACRLAQIAIETRPLEELLPCLPLKETHTPDMKKHEQYKKRRVIYDELYRQLKLIMNAKL, from the coding sequence ATGTACGCCGGTATTGACATTGGTACCTCGGGCATCAAGATTGCCTTGATGAGGAGTGACGGGCAAATCGCCGACAGTGCCTCTGCTCCCCTGACGGTGTCCAGCCCGCACCCGCTGTGGAATGAGCAGGACCCTGCCTCGTGGTGGACGGCCATCAATAGCGCCATGGACGAGCTCCAGAGGCGCCAGGACATGAGCAGCGTCCGCGCGGTTGGCCTGTCTGGTCAGATGCACGGGGCCACGCTCCTCGACAAGAACCACAAGGTGCTGCGCCCGTGCATCCTCTGGTGCGATGGCCGCTGCTACCGCGAGTGCGAGGAGCTCGAGAAGGCAGTGCCCACGTCGCGCGACATCACCGGCAACCTGATGATGCCCGGCTTTACGGCGGGCAAGCTCCTGTGGGTCAAGAAGCACGAGCCGGAGATCTTCGCCAAGGTGGACAAAGTGCTGCTCCCGAAAGACTACGTCCGCTTCCTCATGACTGGCGACTTTGCCTCTGAGATGTCGGACGCTTCCGGGTCCATGTGGATGGACACAGGCAAGCGCGACTGGAATGATGACATTCTGCGCGCGACCGGGCTCAGCCGCGCCAATATGCCGAAACTGTATGAGGGGTCGGAGATTACCGGCAAGCTGTCGGCGGACGTCGCGAAGCGCTGGAACATGAACTGCGTGCCGGtggtgggcggtggcggcgacaaTGAAGCCGGTGCTGTCGGTGCCGGTCTCTTCAAGCCGGGCCAGGCGATGCTCTCCCTCGGAACGTCGGGCGTGTACTTCGTCGTCTCTGACGGCTTCCACTACAACACGAAGGAGGCGGTCCACAGCTTCTGCCACGCGCTTCCGAAGCGCTGGCACCTGATGTCGGTCATCCTCAGCTGCGCCATATGCCTGGAGTGGGCTGCGAAGTTGACAGGGTGCAGGAGCGTCGACGAATTCGTGAGCGACGCGACGAAGGCAAAGAACTTCGATGAGCGTCCCGCGTACTTCCTGCCCTACCTCGCCGGCGAGCGCACACCGCACAACAACCCGAACGCGAAGGGCGTTTTCTTTGGCCTCACCTCTCACCACGGCCGCCCAGAGCTGGCGCGCGCGGTGCTCGAAGGCGTGAGCTTTGCCATGGCTCAGGGCATGGACGccgtgcaccgctgcggtgTGGAGCCGAGCAACATTGCCCTCATCGGTGGCggctcgcgcagccgcttctgGCGCCAGATGCTGGCTGATGTCAGCGGCTACCCGATGGACTACTGCGTTGGCTCGGAGGTGGGCCCTGCTCTGGGCGCCTGCCGCCTCGCACAGATCGCCATAGAGACGCGCCCTCTGGAGGAACTTCTGCCTTGCCTGCCGCTGAAGGAGACCCACACGCCCGACATGAAGAAGCACGAGCAGTACAAGAAGCGCCGCGTGATCTACGACGAGCTGTACAGGCAGCTGAAGCTCATCATGAACGCCAAGCTGTAA
- a CDS encoding putative ribonuclease HII, translating to MPNAWRFVPLARSTSTLGSGLLRSSRVLRQKRLAYSPFRPPPTWNALQKVEVGHRQTDTGEPTLDGTLDLVGYQLYRDGLLPQTNILGRTLPVPDTSGISAATRRKLERERDVAVAHMKRHGVRLRRSIKETAVTIGCDEAGRGPLAGPVVGAAVSRIPVSSFNNEFDQLYEAPEQFQIFDSKSVSERQRDLVFAMITGHVDFFDIASCKKFLVQHCAGDEATSLALSSKKFDSHVKLSKLPFKKLLSMQTPYLITYHGYNSAGNYVYFWSIGIANHTYIDEYNIYNASMNTMHRSAQSIWHMLNDARFSHEAAPRPRSSSIAQYLFSRFCTAANHDNERRYQVPHHLELLKGATEYFDFEPIQPPLVLIDGHAVPGPSYDYFTSVRIGGDVQPIIEGDKRSLSIAAASCLAKVTRDELMNYIDALYPGYGFRENKGYPVEQHMKYVAKNGLCPIHRKTYRPCRTVLEKGLQKK from the coding sequence ATGCCCAACGCATGGCGCTTCGTTCCTCTTGCACGTAGTACGTCCACCCTTGGCAGCGGGCTGCTTCGGTCCAGTCGCGTTCTTCGGCAGAAGCGACTCGCCTATTCCCCTTTCaggccaccgccgacatGGAACGCGCTGCAGAAGGTGGAGGTGGGACATCGCCAGACGGACACAGGCGAGCCTACACTCGATGGCACGCTGGACCTGGTCGGGTACCAGCTCTATCGCGACGGTCTGCTGCCTCAGACGAACATCTTAGGTCGCACGCTGCCGGTTCCCGATACCAGTGGCATCTCTGCGGCGACTCGTCGTAAGCtggagcgagagagagatgtggcggtggcgcacatGAAGAGGCATggcgtgcggctgcggcggagcATCAAGGAAACGGCCGTGACGATCGGATGCGATGAGGCTGGCAGAGGCCCACTTGCCGGccccgtcgtcggcgccgccgtctcgcGCATTCCGGTCTCCAGCTTCAACAACGAGTTTGACCAACTGTACGAGGCACCCGAGCAGTTTCAGATCTTCGACAGCAAGTCCGTgtcggagcggcagcgcgaccTCGTGTTCGCCATGATCACCGGACACGTTGACTTCTTCGACATTGCCAGTTGCAAGAAGTTTCTCGTGCAGCACTGCGCCGGTGATGAGGCGACATCGTTGGCGTTAAGCAGTAAAAAGTTCGACTCCCACGTGAAGCTATCGAAGCTGCCCTTCAAGAAGCTGCTGTCCATGCAAACGCCGTATCTGATCACCTATCACGGGTACAACAGCGCAGGCAACTACGTGTACTTCTGGTCCATCGGCATCGCCAACCACACGTACATTGATGAGTACAACATCTACAACGCCTCCATGAACACGATGCACCGCTCCGCTCAGTCGATTTGGCACATGCTGAACGACGCGCGCTTCtcgcacgaggcggcgccgcggccgcgctcATCCAGCATCGCGCAGTACCTGTTCAGCCGCTTttgcaccgccgccaaccACGACAACGAGAGGCGCTATCAGGTGCCGCATCACCTGGAACTCCTGAAAGGGGCCACCGAGTACTTCGACTTTGAACCCATTCAGCCTCCGCTAGTGCTCATCGACGGCCATGCCGTACCGGGCCCCAGCTACGACTACTTCACCAGCGTTCGCATTGGTGGCGACGTGCAGCCCATCATAGAGGGTGATAAGCGCAGCCTctccatcgctgccgcgtcgtGTCTCGCCAAGGTCACCCGTGACGAGCTCATGAACTACATCGACGCCCTCTACCCGGGCTACGGCTTTCGGGAAAACAAAGGGTACCCGGTCGAGCAGCACATGAAGTACGTGGCCAAGAACGGACTGTGCCCAATACACCGCAAGACATATCGCCCATGCCGCacggtgctggagaagggACTGCAGAAGAAGTGA
- a CDS encoding phosphatidylinositol-4-phosphate 5-kinase-like protein, giving the protein MGQVGGTATSGRGLTALQVAVALKVTAAAWLKKAEAPTSSSQAMHSTHCSPDEQFKAIKPEDCSTLQQLTVLSTDHKGKQVKVRVTEYAPNVFSFLRHLKGVTESQFADEWSLPENRLKMEMGEGRSQALFLKSRTMLFMCKTISAEEVHALLRVLRAYTLHIIAHPSSLLMRFYRLLKVSVRSEVGYILCFNNVFDVAAVLHEKWDIKGRVPKNRKHPHYSHLIRSGYEPDPHVTKTRKNRHVIANPAIDAPQQHPDREGAVVVRGNEDAQRLPTLHDKDLTRRFWLPRTIRKRLVEELLHDYDFLKNAGMMDYSLLIGVAYQDDKTQPADKRYGIESTNMTSSSGVAPASTSAEVRPASLAQDNHPSGEMTTLTTFPEFANGVHSFDDQEVYYIGIIDVLTTYTLKKRSANFFKSLLWEQKTLSTIPPDRYARRITSFTGLIFPDVREEANGG; this is encoded by the coding sequence ATGGGGCAAGTTGGCGGTACTGCGACGAGCGGCCGTGGTCTaacggcgctgcaggtggcaGTGGCGTTAAAggtgacagcggcagcgtggctGAAGAAGGCGGAAGCTCCCACGTCGTCCTCGCAGGCGATGCACAGTACTCACTGCAGCCCAGATGAGCAATTCAAGGCGATCAAGCCAGAGGACTGCAGCACcttgcagcagctcaccgtGCTGTCCACGGACCACAAAGGGAAGCAGGTGAAGGTGCGCGTCACCGAGTATGCCCCGAATGTGTTCTCCTTTCTTCGCCACCTGAAGGGTGTGACAGAGTCACAGTTCGCAGACGAGTGGTCGTTACCGGAGAACCGCCTAAAGATGGAGATGGGTGAGGGCCGCTCTCAGGCACTCTTCCTCAAATCAAGGACCATGTTGTTCATGTGTAAGACAATCTCAGCGGAGGAGGTTCACGCTTTGCTTCGTGTGTTGCGTGCCTACACGCTACACATCATCGCCCATCCCAGCAGTCTCTTGATGCGCTTTTACAGGCTTCTGAAGGTGTCGGTGCGGAGCGAAGTGGGGTACATCTTGTGCTTCAACAACGTcttcgacgtcgccgccgttctGCACGAAAAGTGGGACATCAAGGGCCGCGTTCCGAAAAATCGAAAGCACCCCCACTACTCACACCTCATCCGCAGCGGCTACGAGCCCGATCCGCACGTCACGAAAACCCGAAAAAACCGCCACGTTATTGCCAACCCAGCAATCGATgcgcctcagcagcaccCCGACAGGGAGGGCGCGGTCGTGGTGAGGGGAAACGAGGACGCGCAACGACTGCCCACACTGCACGACAAGGACCTGACGCGGCGCTTTTGGTTGCCACGCACTATACGTAAGCGActcgtggaggagctgcttcACGACTATGACTTTCTCAAAAATGCGGGCATGATGGACTACTCGCTGCTCATTGGCGTCGCCTACCAGGATGACAAGACGCAGCCGGCAGACAAGCGGTACGGTATTGAGAGCACGAATATGACATCCTCGTCCGGCGTCGCGCCTGCATCGACGTCGGCCGAGGTGAGGCCCGCCTCTCTTGCCCAGGACAATCACCCGTCCGGGGAGATGACGACGCTAACGACGTTTCCAGAGTTTGCCAACGGCGTGCACAGCTTCGACGATCAGGAGGTGTACTACATCGGCATAATCGACGTTCTCACCACGTACACGTTGAAGAAAAGGAGTGCCAACTTCTTCAAGTCGCTTTTGTGGGAGCAAAAAACGCTCTCCACCATCCCGCCCGACCGCTACGCGCGCCGCATCACATCGTTCACCGGGCTGATCTTCCCGGacgtgagggaggaggcgaacggcGGGTAA
- a CDS encoding putative nuclear protein family a (nop10p) has product MHLRVYIVDGKRVYTLKKVDPEGKPTLCAHPARFSPDDKFSRHRVTIKRRFKVLPSERRLQPL; this is encoded by the coding sequence ATGCACCTCCGAGTGTACATAGTCGACGGTAAGCGTGTCTACACGCTAAAGAAGGTGGACCCGGAGGGCAAGCCGACCCTGTGCGCCCACCCCGCCCGCTTCAGCCCAGATGATAAGttcagccgccaccgcgtcacCATCAAGCGCCGGTTCAAGGTGCTGCCGTCGGAGCGTCGCCTGCAGCCGCTGTAA